From the Leifsonia sp. AG29 genome, one window contains:
- a CDS encoding DUF2510 domain-containing protein yields MTASAGWYPDAHGVLRWWDGYRWTDAVSTPPVPAPAPRVASGTPTNTVWIWLVVVSQAAIFAFAAVAMIEVQPQMQAFLSAFKSASNGSTSVVLQRESALFGNPWYVGNIIFPFVACGSAVWFAYLDRKALQHRGYVRPFH; encoded by the coding sequence GTGACCGCCTCCGCTGGCTGGTATCCGGACGCGCATGGTGTGCTCCGTTGGTGGGACGGGTACCGCTGGACCGATGCCGTGTCGACGCCACCAGTTCCGGCACCGGCCCCCCGCGTGGCGAGCGGTACTCCGACAAACACGGTGTGGATCTGGCTCGTAGTGGTTTCGCAGGCAGCGATTTTCGCATTCGCGGCCGTCGCCATGATCGAGGTTCAGCCGCAGATGCAGGCCTTCCTCTCCGCGTTCAAATCCGCATCTAATGGCAGCACGTCGGTCGTGCTCCAACGCGAGTCGGCACTGTTCGGCAACCCGTGGTACGTCGGCAACATCATCTTCCCGTTCGTGGCATGCGGGTCAGCGGTATGGTTCGCGTACCTGGACCGCAAAGCGCTCCAGCATCGCGGTTATGTTCGGCCGTTCCACTAG
- a CDS encoding type II toxin-antitoxin system Phd/YefM family antitoxin → MAITASEARSDLFGLIERVNLDQTEVEITSKRGSAVLMSKDEYDSLLETTYLLRSPKNARRLIDAIESARSGDVTEHDLSGE, encoded by the coding sequence ATGGCCATCACAGCAAGCGAGGCTCGCAGCGACCTGTTCGGCCTCATCGAACGCGTCAACCTCGACCAGACCGAAGTCGAGATCACGTCGAAGCGTGGCTCGGCCGTGCTGATGTCGAAGGACGAGTACGACTCACTGCTCGAGACAACCTACCTCCTGCGCTCCCCCAAGAACGCGCGCCGCCTCATCGACGCCATCGAGAGCGCACGTTCAGGAGACGTCACCGAGCACGACCTGTCCGGTGAGTGA
- a CDS encoding Txe/YoeB family addiction module toxin: MSERKLAWTAGGWEDYLYWQGQDRRTLKRINLLIEDILRDDPFEGIGKPEPLKHALAGAWSRRIDEANRLVYLVDDSYVIILQARYHY; this comes from the coding sequence GTGAGTGAGCGCAAGCTCGCCTGGACCGCCGGCGGGTGGGAGGACTACCTCTACTGGCAGGGCCAGGACCGGCGAACGCTCAAGCGGATCAACCTGCTTATCGAAGACATCCTGCGGGACGACCCGTTCGAGGGCATCGGGAAACCGGAACCGCTGAAGCACGCGCTGGCCGGTGCGTGGTCACGACGCATCGACGAAGCGAATCGTCTTGTGTACTTGGTGGACGATTCCTACGTGATCATCCTGCAGGCTCGCTATCACTACTGA
- a CDS encoding IS481 family transposase produces MTRSLSASAQRAIERRANHKLAVLRHVEEVSGNIAASCRYYGVSRQAYYAWLKRCEAEGFEGLKDRSSAPHHSPTATDAEVIEKILWLRQQYHFGPEKITMYLKRYHDITISASGVWRILKKVGLNRLPASQRYKRREIRWKRYEKQRLGHALQVDVKFIEPLGQTGKKKRYYQYTAIDDCTRLRVLKAYPAHDQKTAIRFIDHVLAKLPFQVEKVQTDNGSEFGQSFHWHLLDKGIDHIRIRPATPRLNGKVERSHRIDAEEFYRLLEGQVIDDVNLFNDRLQQWEDYYNYDRPHGALAGQTPYERLKQKTQDPLS; encoded by the coding sequence ATGACCAGATCACTCTCCGCCTCAGCCCAGCGGGCCATTGAACGGCGGGCGAATCACAAGCTCGCGGTGCTGCGGCATGTCGAGGAAGTCAGCGGCAACATCGCCGCGAGCTGCCGCTACTACGGGGTGAGCCGGCAAGCGTATTACGCGTGGTTGAAGCGCTGTGAGGCGGAAGGGTTCGAGGGGCTCAAGGACCGCTCCAGCGCCCCGCACCACTCGCCGACCGCGACGGATGCGGAGGTGATTGAGAAGATCCTCTGGCTACGTCAGCAGTATCACTTCGGGCCGGAGAAGATCACCATGTACCTGAAGCGCTATCACGACATCACGATCAGCGCCTCCGGGGTCTGGCGGATCCTGAAGAAGGTCGGCCTGAACCGCCTCCCCGCCTCGCAGCGTTACAAGCGACGCGAGATCCGGTGGAAACGCTACGAGAAGCAACGCCTCGGCCACGCCCTGCAGGTGGATGTGAAGTTCATCGAACCGCTGGGCCAGACCGGCAAGAAGAAGCGCTACTACCAATACACCGCCATCGATGACTGCACCCGCCTGCGCGTGCTGAAGGCCTACCCGGCCCATGATCAGAAGACCGCGATCCGCTTCATCGACCACGTCCTCGCCAAGCTGCCGTTCCAGGTCGAGAAGGTCCAAACCGACAACGGCAGCGAGTTCGGCCAGTCCTTCCACTGGCACCTGCTGGACAAAGGCATCGACCACATCCGCATCAGACCGGCCACGCCCCGCTTGAATGGGAAGGTGGAGCGCTCGCACCGGATCGATGCGGAGGAGTTCTATCGGCTGCTCGAAGGACAGGTCATCGACGACGTCAACCTCTTCAACGACCGCCTCCAACAATGGGAGGACTACTACAACTACGATCGACCACACGGAGCCCTCGCAGGCCAAACACCCTACGAGCGACTCAAGCAGAAAACACAAGACCCGCTGTCATAG
- a CDS encoding type II toxin-antitoxin system Phd/YefM family antitoxin codes for MRPSGLPEHSLTIRRLPVRYRAPLGGIYGHHRRRGAQGAVRTCQRVNLDQTEVEITSKRASAVLISKNEYDSLLETDHLLRSPKNARRLIDAIESVHSDDITEHDLTGE; via the coding sequence ATGCGTCCATCCGGACTCCCAGAGCACTCGCTAACAATAAGGCGGCTGCCGGTACGGTATCGTGCACCGCTTGGAGGGATTTATGGCCATCACCGCAGGCGAGGCGCGCAAGGAGCTGTTCGGACTTGTCAACGCGTCAACCTCGACCAGACCGAGGTCGAGATAACGTCCAAGCGCGCTTCGGCCGTTCTGATATCGAAGAACGAGTACGACTCGCTGCTCGAGACCGACCACCTCCTGCGCTCCCCCAAGAACGCGCGCCGCCTCATCGACGCCATCGAGAGCGTCCACTCGGACGACATCACCGAGCACGACCTGACCGGTGAGTGA
- a CDS encoding DUF2071 domain-containing protein, protein MSGFRTLRAQVRRRLLISYRVTPAVAQTLIPEPFRPQIVDGSAVAGVCMIGLQSVRPGWLRPRLGFRTENVAHRIAVEWDEAGVTQSGVYIAERHSSSLLPVLAGGRLFPGVQKCAHFKLDETASRFRVAMSAPGTRVAVDVELGGPWTSSLFPTVEAASAFHEHGAVGWSPRRDGTGVEALELTSSDWMVEPGRLVSVQSSFFDGLPEGAAVLDSVVVMRDLPFFWDTPSRVPERVASHSETVRLTEGSRSG, encoded by the coding sequence ATGAGCGGCTTCAGGACGCTTCGAGCGCAGGTACGCCGGCGTCTTCTCATCAGCTACCGGGTGACCCCGGCTGTGGCTCAGACTCTGATCCCCGAGCCGTTCCGTCCGCAGATCGTGGACGGCAGTGCTGTCGCGGGCGTGTGCATGATCGGGCTCCAGTCCGTTCGACCCGGTTGGCTTCGCCCTCGACTGGGGTTCCGAACCGAGAACGTAGCCCATCGGATCGCCGTCGAATGGGACGAAGCCGGCGTCACGCAGAGCGGCGTGTACATCGCAGAACGTCACAGCTCATCGCTGCTGCCCGTCCTGGCCGGTGGCCGACTGTTCCCCGGAGTCCAGAAATGCGCGCATTTCAAGCTCGACGAAACGGCGTCACGGTTCCGGGTGGCGATGTCGGCCCCGGGGACTCGAGTCGCGGTCGACGTGGAACTGGGTGGTCCTTGGACCAGCTCACTGTTTCCGACCGTCGAGGCTGCATCCGCCTTCCACGAACACGGCGCGGTGGGGTGGTCGCCCCGCCGCGACGGCACAGGTGTGGAGGCGCTCGAGTTGACATCGAGCGACTGGATGGTGGAACCAGGACGGTTAGTCAGCGTTCAATCGTCGTTCTTTGACGGTCTCCCTGAAGGGGCAGCCGTTCTAGACAGCGTGGTCGTGATGCGGGATCTTCCGTTCTTCTGGGATACGCCATCGAGGGTCCCGGAGCGAGTCGCGAGCCATTCCGAGACGGTTCGATTGACCGAAGGATCGCGCTCTGGCTAG
- a CDS encoding metalloregulator ArsR/SmtB family transcription factor, with protein MQDSVSDIFEALAHPTRRQILQDLKAGELAAGEIAAKFSASGPTISRHLGVLRNAGLVTERRDGNRILYSLVGDRLALSVGDFLSTVCPEQIVMREVRKRTSPSARNTNGATA; from the coding sequence ATGCAAGACAGCGTCAGCGACATCTTCGAGGCACTCGCGCACCCCACTCGCCGGCAGATCCTCCAGGACCTGAAGGCAGGTGAGCTCGCTGCCGGCGAGATCGCCGCGAAGTTCAGCGCCTCCGGACCCACCATTTCTCGCCACCTCGGGGTGCTTCGGAATGCCGGCCTCGTTACCGAACGTCGTGATGGGAATCGGATCCTGTACTCCCTGGTCGGCGACCGGCTGGCGCTGTCGGTCGGAGATTTTCTTTCAACGGTGTGCCCCGAGCAGATCGTGATGCGCGAGGTGCGAAAGAGAACGAGCCCTTCGGCACGCAACACAAATGGCGCGACCGCATGA
- a CDS encoding NAD(P)H-binding protein: MKIAITGGTGFVGRHLAERYDPKDVVLISRRTGIAIDNVDSLTTAFAGCDVVAHCAGINRQIGAQTYQKVHIDGTRAVVEAARRAGVKRILMLSFLRARPDCGSPYHESKWAAEELIRQSGLDYTVLKAGMIYGHGDHLVDHVSRSVQTVPLFATVGLHEKSIRPIPVAEMVDVLVAAADGRLPHSTVSVVGGEELMLSQVVHRIAGIVDRRVLVIPAPVWAIRILAQFTEWTMKVPLIAKAQARMLAEGVSEPAPPTDDLPESLRPRLPFSAAQIEAALPERGGFRFQDLRANATPLCHPRSGTTIR; the protein is encoded by the coding sequence ATGAAAATCGCCATAACCGGTGGCACCGGCTTCGTCGGACGACACCTGGCCGAGCGCTACGACCCGAAGGACGTCGTCCTGATATCCCGACGAACGGGCATCGCGATCGACAATGTCGATTCCCTCACCACAGCCTTTGCCGGTTGCGATGTCGTCGCTCATTGCGCCGGCATCAACCGCCAGATCGGCGCGCAGACCTATCAGAAGGTTCACATCGACGGCACGCGGGCCGTCGTCGAAGCCGCTCGACGAGCCGGCGTGAAACGCATCCTCATGCTGAGCTTCTTACGGGCACGTCCGGATTGCGGATCTCCGTACCACGAGTCGAAGTGGGCGGCGGAAGAGCTCATCCGCCAATCAGGCCTCGACTACACCGTCCTCAAGGCGGGCATGATCTATGGCCACGGCGACCACCTCGTCGATCACGTCAGTCGCTCAGTTCAGACGGTGCCCCTGTTCGCGACCGTCGGGCTGCATGAGAAGTCCATCCGCCCCATTCCCGTCGCTGAAATGGTCGACGTCCTGGTCGCGGCCGCGGATGGCCGACTCCCTCATTCCACGGTCTCAGTCGTCGGCGGCGAAGAGCTCATGCTGAGTCAGGTCGTTCACCGAATCGCGGGCATCGTCGACCGGCGCGTCCTCGTCATACCCGCGCCGGTCTGGGCGATCCGCATCCTCGCGCAGTTCACAGAATGGACGATGAAGGTTCCGCTGATCGCAAAAGCCCAAGCGCGGATGTTGGCCGAGGGGGTCTCTGAACCTGCACCGCCAACCGACGACCTCCCCGAATCGCTCCGCCCACGCCTGCCATTCTCAGCGGCGCAGATCGAAGCAGCCCTCCCCGAACGAGGAGGGTTCAGGTTCCAAGACCTACGGGCGAACGCTACTCCCCTCTGCCACCCGCGGTCGGGGACGACTATTCGATGA
- a CDS encoding S1C family serine protease: MTTIDGLPRESGSAHEEERAAAGPGGHRALPRRHLIVVSTAVAATLALGSIAGAALAGASLKTTGASATASGSALIHNALGRTSGAAYGGGFGYGYGAGGSNASSSASSGGTGLGTATAAEEVGVVDINSQLTYAQAESAGTGLVLTSTGEILTNNHVVEGATSISVTVVATGAQYTATVVGTDATDDVAVLQLNNASGLSTANLDTSGDVAVGDAVTGVGNAGGTGGTPSASPGNVTALDQTITTQGEQTAVSETLNGLIETDANIQAGDSGGPLFNSADQVIGIDTAAQEGGSTTAGYAIPIQNALAIAGQITSGSASSTVSIGYPAFLGVEVASASDASGAAGNGASFGSGSYGYGSAGDAATSGATISGVVDGGPAAAAGLQAGDTITTVNGSAVGSPSDLTKVLGGLTPGQTVSVSWTDASGASHTADVTLGRGPVA, translated from the coding sequence ATGACCACGATTGACGGGCTCCCCAGGGAATCGGGCAGTGCGCACGAGGAAGAGCGGGCCGCCGCAGGTCCCGGCGGTCACCGTGCCCTCCCGCGGCGCCACCTCATCGTGGTGTCGACCGCGGTGGCGGCGACCCTCGCGCTCGGCTCGATCGCCGGTGCGGCCCTGGCGGGCGCCTCCCTGAAGACGACTGGGGCGTCCGCGACGGCCAGCGGGTCCGCTCTCATCCACAACGCCCTCGGCCGAACGAGCGGGGCCGCATACGGAGGCGGGTTCGGTTACGGCTACGGCGCCGGCGGCAGCAACGCCTCGTCATCCGCCTCCTCGGGAGGGACGGGCCTCGGCACTGCGACCGCCGCGGAGGAGGTCGGAGTCGTGGACATCAACTCGCAACTCACCTACGCGCAGGCCGAAAGCGCCGGAACGGGACTCGTGCTCACCTCAACCGGCGAGATCCTGACCAACAACCACGTCGTCGAGGGCGCGACCAGCATCAGCGTCACCGTCGTGGCGACCGGCGCCCAGTACACGGCGACCGTGGTCGGTACCGACGCCACCGATGACGTCGCCGTCCTCCAGCTGAACAACGCGTCGGGCCTGAGCACCGCGAACCTGGACACCTCGGGCGACGTCGCCGTGGGCGATGCGGTGACCGGCGTCGGCAACGCCGGCGGCACGGGAGGCACTCCCTCCGCCTCTCCGGGGAACGTCACCGCCCTGGACCAGACCATCACGACCCAGGGCGAGCAGACGGCCGTTTCGGAGACGCTGAACGGCCTCATCGAGACCGACGCGAACATCCAGGCCGGCGACTCGGGCGGTCCGCTCTTCAACTCGGCCGATCAGGTCATCGGCATCGACACGGCAGCTCAGGAGGGCGGCTCGACGACGGCCGGCTACGCCATCCCGATCCAGAACGCGCTCGCGATCGCCGGGCAGATCACCTCCGGCAGCGCCTCCTCGACCGTGAGCATCGGGTATCCGGCGTTCCTGGGCGTGGAGGTGGCGTCGGCGAGCGACGCGAGCGGCGCAGCCGGCAACGGCGCGTCCTTCGGCAGCGGTTCGTACGGCTACGGCTCAGCGGGTGACGCCGCGACGTCCGGTGCGACGATCTCCGGCGTGGTCGACGGCGGCCCCGCCGCAGCGGCTGGCCTCCAGGCGGGAGACACGATCACGACGGTGAACGGCTCCGCGGTGGGCTCCCCGTCGGACCTCACGAAGGTCCTCGGCGGCTTGACCCCGGGGCAGACGGTCAGCGTGAGCTGGACCGACGCCTCCGGCGCATCGCACACGGCCGACGTGACGCTGGGGCGCGGGCCGGTCGCGTAG
- a CDS encoding chloride channel protein, which produces MPTPPLEPRPGTPRWLLRIVVVTALVGVGAGIGGAVVYLGLHTLQHLAFGYSEGTFYEGLLEAPPANRVIALAVAGVIGGVGWWGLRAWGRRSPANAVVSVEQAVDGRRMPAVATLANAALQIVIVGLGASIGREVAPREIAALWADWLTRKAGVTARERRILVACGAGAGLAAVYSVPLGGAVFAVEILLAELSFATVLPAFAVSAVGALVARLVVPVNPLYVMPQVKLTPSILVFSVIAGPLFGFAAVAFVRLARYAQARRPTSWGIVIVMPLVFTAVGVASLWLPGILGNGRALGQLSLAASLPVLIILVTTVVKTGATVATIGAGAAGGTLTPSLAIGAGLGLATGSLWAELWPGSALPGFALLGAAAFLAVSMRAPLTGLVLVIEFTNQGPQLLAPLMLCIAGAVVVGYLLERQGVTGVA; this is translated from the coding sequence GTGCCAACGCCTCCGCTCGAGCCGCGACCCGGCACACCGCGGTGGCTGCTCCGGATCGTCGTGGTCACCGCGCTCGTCGGGGTCGGGGCGGGAATCGGCGGTGCGGTCGTCTATCTCGGTCTGCACACCCTCCAGCACCTCGCCTTCGGCTACTCCGAGGGGACGTTCTACGAGGGCCTCCTCGAGGCGCCTCCGGCGAACCGCGTGATCGCGCTCGCCGTCGCCGGCGTGATCGGCGGCGTCGGCTGGTGGGGACTGAGAGCCTGGGGGAGGCGCTCCCCGGCCAACGCGGTCGTGTCGGTCGAGCAGGCCGTCGACGGGAGGCGCATGCCCGCTGTCGCCACGCTGGCGAACGCGGCGCTGCAGATCGTGATCGTGGGCCTCGGCGCCTCCATCGGGCGGGAGGTGGCGCCGCGGGAGATCGCCGCGCTGTGGGCCGACTGGCTGACCCGGAAGGCGGGTGTCACGGCGCGCGAGCGACGCATCCTCGTCGCGTGCGGAGCCGGCGCCGGTCTGGCCGCCGTGTACTCGGTGCCTCTCGGAGGCGCGGTGTTCGCCGTCGAGATCCTCCTCGCCGAGCTGAGCTTCGCGACCGTGCTCCCCGCCTTCGCCGTGTCGGCCGTCGGGGCTCTGGTCGCGCGGCTCGTCGTGCCCGTGAACCCGCTCTACGTCATGCCGCAGGTGAAGCTGACGCCGTCGATCCTGGTCTTCTCCGTCATCGCCGGTCCGTTGTTCGGCTTCGCCGCCGTAGCGTTCGTGCGGCTGGCCCGGTATGCGCAGGCGCGCCGGCCGACGTCGTGGGGCATCGTCATCGTGATGCCGCTCGTCTTCACGGCGGTGGGCGTCGCCTCCCTGTGGCTCCCGGGCATCCTCGGGAACGGGCGTGCGCTCGGCCAGCTCTCGCTGGCGGCGTCCCTGCCGGTGCTGATCATCCTCGTGACGACGGTCGTGAAGACGGGGGCCACCGTGGCGACCATCGGTGCGGGCGCGGCGGGCGGGACGCTCACGCCGTCGCTCGCGATCGGCGCAGGGCTCGGACTGGCCACGGGCTCGCTCTGGGCCGAGCTGTGGCCCGGGTCGGCCCTCCCGGGCTTCGCGCTGCTGGGAGCGGCGGCGTTCCTCGCGGTCTCGATGCGCGCACCGTTGACGGGACTCGTGCTGGTGATCGAGTTCACGAACCAGGGCCCGCAGCTGCTCGCCCCGCTCATGCTGTGCATCGCCGGCGCCGTGGTCGTCGGATACCTGCTCGAGCGTCAGGGCGTCACAGGGGTGGCGTGA
- a CDS encoding DUF4232 domain-containing protein, with amino-acid sequence MQSLPRSRRPRFVPFACLVAVAAVGIAGLAGCARTSTSPSDSSSASSSASSTTGTDTASPRPTSTTTATPIEGQCDTAKLSGSIQQGGGGAAGSVEVLLVLKNTGSSSCNLQGWPGVSFVGGGNGTQLGSPAELDRSKPHPTVQLAAGAAAQAPLRIAQALNYPQDTCDPKPADGFRVYPPGSTTSIFVTYPATACASTSVSLLTVGGLVPAQG; translated from the coding sequence ATGCAGAGCCTGCCGAGATCCCGCCGTCCCCGGTTCGTCCCGTTCGCGTGCCTGGTCGCCGTCGCTGCGGTCGGCATCGCGGGTCTGGCCGGGTGCGCCCGCACCTCCACGAGCCCGTCCGATTCGTCGTCCGCGTCGTCCTCGGCATCGTCGACGACGGGCACCGACACCGCCTCGCCACGCCCGACCTCGACGACGACGGCGACGCCCATCGAGGGGCAGTGCGACACGGCGAAGCTGAGCGGCAGCATCCAGCAGGGCGGTGGAGGCGCGGCGGGCAGCGTCGAGGTCCTTCTGGTGCTCAAGAACACCGGCTCGTCGAGCTGCAACCTCCAGGGCTGGCCCGGGGTGTCGTTCGTCGGCGGAGGCAACGGCACGCAGCTGGGTTCTCCGGCCGAGCTGGATCGCAGCAAGCCGCACCCCACCGTGCAGCTCGCGGCCGGTGCCGCCGCCCAGGCCCCGCTTCGCATCGCGCAGGCGCTCAACTACCCGCAGGACACCTGCGACCCGAAGCCCGCCGACGGCTTCCGCGTCTACCCTCCCGGCTCGACCACGTCGATCTTCGTGACGTACCCGGCGACAGCCTGCGCGAGCACCTCGGTGTCGCTGCTCACCGTCGGCGGTCTGGTCCCGGCTCAGGGTTGA
- a CDS encoding calcium:proton antiporter, with protein MASLGSWLARWWTVGVPIVGVIVLVAFWTAKLDGWAIALIAVVLAGTVLAAVQHAEVVAHRVGEPFGSLVLAVAVTIIEVALIVTLMTTGKDSPELARDTVFSAVMITMNGIVGLSLLLSASRRETTSFNAQGSGAALATVTALATLTLVLPTFTQTPGPVFTPLQLGFAAVASVVLYLMFVFTQTIAHRDFFLPVSAKGQPLREDDHADAPSTATAWRSVALLLVSLVAVVGLAKLESTPLERAVAAVGLPQSFVGVVIALLVLLPEGISAAKAANRNRMQTSWNLALGSAIASIGLTIPAIAVASIWLPGELHLGLGPSQIVLLVLTVLVSILTIVQGKAVRLQGGIHLILFAAFVFLSIAP; from the coding sequence ATGGCATCGCTCGGATCCTGGCTCGCTCGGTGGTGGACGGTCGGGGTGCCGATCGTCGGTGTGATCGTGCTCGTGGCCTTCTGGACCGCGAAGCTCGACGGCTGGGCCATCGCGCTCATCGCCGTGGTGCTGGCCGGCACCGTCCTCGCCGCCGTGCAGCACGCGGAGGTCGTCGCCCACCGGGTCGGCGAGCCGTTCGGGTCGCTCGTCCTGGCGGTGGCGGTGACGATCATCGAAGTGGCACTCATCGTGACGCTCATGACCACCGGCAAGGACTCCCCCGAACTGGCCCGTGACACGGTCTTCTCCGCCGTGATGATCACGATGAACGGCATCGTCGGGCTCTCGCTGCTGCTGAGCGCGTCGCGTCGCGAGACGACCTCTTTCAACGCGCAGGGCAGCGGGGCGGCGCTCGCGACCGTCACGGCGCTCGCCACACTGACACTCGTGCTGCCGACCTTCACGCAGACGCCCGGCCCCGTCTTCACGCCCCTCCAGCTGGGCTTCGCGGCCGTCGCCTCCGTCGTGCTCTACCTCATGTTCGTCTTCACGCAGACGATCGCCCACCGCGACTTCTTCCTCCCGGTGAGCGCCAAGGGGCAGCCGCTGCGCGAGGACGACCACGCCGACGCCCCCTCCACGGCGACCGCATGGAGGAGCGTGGCCCTGCTCCTCGTCTCCCTCGTGGCGGTCGTGGGGCTGGCGAAGCTCGAGTCGACCCCGCTCGAGCGCGCGGTGGCGGCGGTCGGCCTTCCGCAGTCGTTCGTCGGCGTCGTCATCGCGCTGCTTGTGCTCCTCCCGGAGGGCATCTCGGCGGCGAAAGCCGCCAACCGCAACCGCATGCAGACGAGCTGGAACCTCGCCCTGGGATCGGCCATCGCCAGCATCGGCCTCACGATCCCCGCGATCGCGGTCGCCTCCATCTGGCTGCCGGGAGAGCTGCATCTCGGCCTCGGTCCGAGTCAGATCGTGCTGCTTGTCCTGACCGTGCTGGTGAGCATCCTGACGATCGTGCAGGGCAAGGCGGTGCGGCTGCAGGGAGGCATCCACCTCATCCTGTTCGCGGCGTTCGTCTTCCTCTCGATCGCGCCGTAG
- a CDS encoding aldose 1-epimerase family protein, translated as MTAATGDQYELEFGDLTATITQVAAGIRTLRFGDADLVEPYPADAPTPSGDGIVLVPWPNRVKDGTWQLDGATQRLALTEPASGNAIHGLLRYRPYELVERTEASVTQSAAIYPELGYPFQLDTTVTHELDTEGLRVTHTITNAGSRKAPVAIGAHPYLRIGDVPPEELTLTVRARLHFETDDRQNVVGTAPVEPGGPLDLSSGRRVSDLQLDDGFGELDLPAAHVLQADDGRRLVLWGDESFGYVQVFTHRAFATKQPGEVALAVEPMTAPADALNSGAGLRWLEPGESWTAVWGIRPEGFASSSYLASWG; from the coding sequence ATGACCGCAGCCACCGGAGACCAGTACGAGCTCGAGTTCGGGGACCTGACCGCGACGATCACGCAGGTGGCGGCCGGCATCCGCACCCTGCGTTTCGGCGACGCCGACCTGGTCGAGCCCTACCCGGCCGACGCGCCCACTCCCTCCGGGGACGGCATCGTGCTGGTGCCGTGGCCCAACCGCGTGAAGGACGGCACGTGGCAGCTCGACGGCGCCACGCAGCGCCTCGCCCTCACCGAGCCCGCCAGCGGCAATGCGATCCACGGACTCCTCCGGTACCGGCCCTACGAGCTCGTCGAGCGGACGGAGGCGTCGGTCACCCAGAGCGCGGCGATCTACCCCGAACTCGGCTACCCGTTCCAGCTCGACACGACGGTGACGCACGAGCTCGACACCGAAGGGCTCCGCGTCACGCACACCATCACCAACGCGGGGTCGCGGAAGGCTCCTGTCGCGATCGGCGCGCACCCCTACCTCCGCATCGGCGACGTGCCGCCGGAGGAACTCACGCTGACCGTCCGGGCGCGCCTCCACTTCGAGACGGACGACCGGCAGAACGTGGTGGGCACCGCGCCGGTCGAGCCCGGGGGTCCGCTCGACCTCTCGAGCGGACGTCGTGTCTCCGATCTCCAGCTCGACGACGGCTTCGGCGAGCTCGATCTGCCCGCAGCCCACGTCCTCCAGGCCGATGACGGGCGCCGGCTCGTGCTGTGGGGCGACGAGTCGTTCGGCTACGTGCAGGTATTCACGCACCGCGCCTTCGCCACGAAGCAGCCCGGCGAGGTGGCGCTCGCGGTCGAGCCGATGACGGCCCCGGCCGACGCCCTCAACTCGGGCGCCGGGCTCCGCTGGCTGGAGCCGGGCGAGAGCTGGACCGCGGTGTGGGGCATCCGGCCCGAAGGCTTCGCGAGCTCCTCCTACCTGGCGAGCTGGGGATAG
- a CDS encoding DeoR/GlpR family DNA-binding transcription regulator yields the protein MTESLPAALRRERMLEVIGRTGFVRVADLSEAFQVSDVTVRSDLDALDREQSIRRVHGGAVLRSPGMREPSFEEALASSADEKQRIGLAAAALVEPGGSVLLDVGTTTAAIARALADREELDGVTVITNGLSIALELERAIPRFQVVVTGGTLRPLQHSLVEPLASTLLRRMHADLAFIGCTGVHPTAGITNVNLPEADLKRVMVGTATRAIVVADGSKLGRKHLGRIAALGEVSELITGSSAPEGELAALRAAGLPVTVA from the coding sequence ATGACCGAATCGCTGCCCGCGGCGCTCCGCCGCGAGCGCATGCTCGAGGTGATCGGCCGCACGGGGTTCGTCCGGGTCGCCGACCTCAGCGAGGCGTTCCAGGTGTCCGACGTCACGGTCCGGTCCGATCTCGACGCCCTCGACCGCGAGCAGAGCATCCGGCGCGTCCACGGCGGCGCGGTGCTGCGCAGTCCCGGGATGCGCGAGCCGAGCTTCGAGGAGGCGCTCGCCTCCTCCGCCGACGAGAAGCAGCGGATCGGGCTGGCGGCGGCCGCTCTCGTCGAGCCCGGCGGCAGCGTCCTGCTCGACGTCGGCACCACCACGGCGGCGATCGCCCGTGCCCTGGCGGACCGCGAGGAGCTCGACGGGGTGACGGTCATCACCAACGGCCTGAGCATCGCGCTCGAGCTCGAGCGGGCGATCCCGCGCTTCCAGGTGGTCGTCACCGGCGGCACGCTGCGTCCGCTCCAGCACTCGCTGGTCGAGCCGCTCGCCTCCACCCTCCTTCGCCGCATGCACGCCGACCTCGCGTTCATCGGCTGCACGGGCGTGCACCCGACGGCGGGAATCACGAACGTCAACTTGCCAGAGGCGGACCTCAAGCGGGTGATGGTCGGCACGGCGACACGCGCCATCGTGGTGGCCGACGGCTCCAAACTCGGCCGAAAGCACCTCGGGCGCATCGCCGCCCTCGGCGAGGTGTCGGAGCTCATCACCGGGTCGTCGGCGCCGGAGGGAGAACTCGCCGCGCTGCGAGCTGCGGGCCTCCCGGTCACCGTGGCCTGA